The Chryseobacterium nakagawai genome has a segment encoding these proteins:
- a CDS encoding M20 family metallo-hydrolase, whose product MQELKSVYNKEELLKNAIELLKNLIEIPSFSKDEFNTSVEIENFFKKHQIPTKRFKNNIWAVNKNFDVFKPSVLLNTHHDTVKPNKAYTLDPFVPIEKDGKLFGLGSNDAGASLVSMAQVFLHFYEKEDLEYNLVIALTAEEEISGFDGIEALFSQLPNIELAIVGEPTQMNLAIAEKGLLVIDGEMKGTPSHAAHPNDDNSIIKCMADLQGILNFKFPKVSDYLGEVKVTLSGIHAGVQHNVVPESCHFTLDVRVTDEYSNKEAFEIIQSQMKSSLTARSFRLNSSKIEMDHPFVKAGLEVGRTTYGSPTSSDQAIIPCTSVKMGPGDSRRSHTADEFIYINEIEEGIEIYIQVLEKVL is encoded by the coding sequence ATGCAGGAACTGAAATCTGTTTATAATAAAGAAGAATTGCTGAAAAATGCTATTGAATTGCTTAAGAATTTGATTGAAATTCCTTCGTTCAGTAAAGATGAATTCAATACGTCGGTAGAGATTGAAAACTTTTTCAAAAAGCATCAGATCCCGACGAAGCGTTTTAAAAACAATATCTGGGCGGTGAATAAAAACTTTGATGTTTTTAAACCTTCAGTTTTATTAAATACACATCATGATACGGTAAAGCCTAATAAAGCTTATACACTTGATCCATTTGTACCGATTGAAAAAGACGGTAAGCTGTTCGGATTGGGAAGTAATGATGCCGGAGCTTCTCTGGTTTCTATGGCGCAGGTTTTTTTACATTTTTATGAGAAAGAAGATTTAGAATATAATTTAGTGATTGCGTTGACAGCAGAGGAGGAGATTTCAGGTTTTGACGGAATCGAGGCTCTGTTTTCACAGCTACCTAACATAGAACTTGCCATTGTAGGAGAACCCACGCAGATGAACCTGGCAATTGCTGAAAAAGGACTGTTGGTGATTGACGGAGAAATGAAGGGAACTCCTTCTCATGCTGCTCATCCTAATGATGATAATTCCATTATCAAATGTATGGCGGATCTTCAGGGAATATTAAACTTTAAATTTCCGAAGGTTTCAGACTATCTGGGAGAAGTGAAAGTAACCCTGTCCGGAATTCATGCCGGAGTACAGCATAATGTAGTACCGGAGTCTTGTCATTTCACACTGGATGTAAGAGTAACGGATGAATATTCCAACAAGGAAGCCTTTGAAATAATCCAGTCTCAAATGAAATCATCACTTACGGCAAGGTCTTTCAGGTTGAATTCTTCAAAAATAGAGATGGATCACCCGTTTGTAAAAGCCGGACTGGAAGTAGGAAGAACAACCTATGGTTCACCAACATCTTCAGATCAGGCCATTATTCCGTGTACATCTGTGAAAATGGGGCCTGGAGATAGTAGGCGCTCCCATACAGCGGATGAATTTATCTATATCAATGAAATAGAGGAAGGGATAGAGATCTACATTCAGGTTTTGGAAAAGGTGTTATAA
- the argH gene encoding argininosuccinate lyase, with protein sequence MKKIWQKDDLATNILVNNFTVGKDLDFDERLAKYDVKGSMAHCTMLAETGIISHEESEQMLVVLNDILQQIENGNFEIDKEAEDIHSQVEAILITKLGDVGKKIHTARSRNDQVLLDIKLYLLDEIREITALTDEFFQILIQLADQHRNVLLPGYTHLQIAMPSSFGLWFGAYAEALLDDVEMLFSTKNIINKNPLGSAAGYGSSFPINRESTTYNLGFQSMNYNSVYAQMTRGKSEKMLAMAMATLAGTLGKFAYDVCLYLNQNFDFISFPKEFTTGSSIMPHKKNPDIFELVRARCNRIQALPNELILLTNNLPSGYHRDVQLTKEILFPAIDSLKECLEILSYTLPNIQVKDGILEDEKYKYLFSVEKINEEVKKGSSFRDAYVKVGQEIENNEFEFEPGSLDHTHQGSIGNLCLDKIEYQFNKLKNKLLG encoded by the coding sequence ATGAAAAAAATATGGCAAAAGGATGACCTGGCCACCAATATATTAGTCAATAACTTTACCGTAGGAAAAGATCTTGACTTCGACGAACGTTTAGCAAAATATGATGTTAAAGGTTCTATGGCACATTGTACAATGCTTGCAGAAACCGGAATTATTTCTCATGAAGAATCCGAGCAGATGCTGGTAGTATTAAATGATATTTTACAGCAAATTGAAAATGGCAATTTTGAAATTGATAAAGAAGCTGAGGATATCCATTCTCAGGTAGAAGCAATCTTGATCACAAAATTAGGAGATGTAGGAAAGAAAATTCACACGGCAAGATCAAGAAATGATCAGGTTTTATTAGATATAAAACTATACTTACTAGATGAAATCCGTGAAATTACCGCATTGACCGATGAGTTTTTTCAGATTTTGATTCAATTGGCAGATCAGCATAGAAATGTGCTGCTTCCGGGGTATACGCATTTGCAGATTGCGATGCCTTCATCCTTCGGATTGTGGTTTGGAGCGTATGCAGAAGCCCTTTTGGATGATGTGGAAATGCTGTTTTCAACAAAAAACATCATCAATAAGAATCCGCTGGGGTCAGCAGCGGGTTATGGTTCATCTTTCCCGATCAATCGTGAAAGTACCACTTATAATCTGGGATTCCAGTCCATGAACTATAATTCAGTGTATGCACAGATGACTCGTGGAAAATCGGAGAAGATGCTGGCAATGGCAATGGCAACTTTAGCAGGGACTTTAGGAAAATTTGCATATGATGTATGTCTGTATCTGAATCAAAACTTTGATTTTATAAGCTTTCCAAAAGAATTTACAACAGGAAGCAGCATTATGCCACATAAAAAGAATCCGGATATTTTCGAATTGGTTCGTGCACGATGCAACAGAATTCAGGCGTTGCCTAATGAATTGATCCTGTTGACAAATAATCTGCCATCAGGATACCACAGAGATGTACAGTTGACTAAGGAAATTTTATTCCCGGCTATTGATTCATTAAAGGAATGCCTTGAGATCTTAAGTTATACCTTACCCAATATCCAGGTAAAAGACGGAATTCTCGAGGACGAAAAATATAAATATCTGTTCAGTGTAGAGAAGATCAATGAAGAAGTGAAAAAAGGAAGTTCTTTCCGTGATGCTTATGTAAAAGTAGGGCAGGAGATTGAAAACAATGAGTTTGAATTTGAACCGGGAAGTTTAGATCATACTCACCAGGGAAGTATAGGAAATCTATGCCTGGATAAAATAGAATACCAGTTTAATAAACTGAAGAATAAATTATTAGGTTAA
- a CDS encoding Lrp/AsnC family transcriptional regulator: MDLKDKMILSIIQEDSTLSVKEISEKIGLTFTPTYERIKQLEKQGIIQKYVGLLNREKLGLNIVVYCNVRLKEQSKKVLETFEKHIGKYDEVQEIISLSGEYDYMLKIIAKDINSYNEFAVNVISNIPNIGQYHSSIVLHEVKKSTKFKIELE, translated from the coding sequence ATGGATTTAAAAGACAAAATGATTCTCAGCATTATACAGGAAGACTCTACTTTATCAGTGAAAGAAATTTCAGAAAAGATAGGTCTTACCTTTACTCCGACGTATGAAAGAATCAAACAATTGGAGAAGCAGGGCATCATTCAAAAGTATGTAGGGCTTTTAAACCGTGAAAAGCTGGGCTTGAATATTGTAGTCTACTGTAATGTACGTCTTAAAGAGCAATCCAAGAAGGTATTGGAAACCTTTGAGAAGCACATCGGAAAATATGATGAAGTACAAGAAATCATCAGTCTTTCCGGAGAGTATGACTATATGCTAAAAATTATTGCCAAAGACATCAACTCGTATAATGAGTTTGCAGTCAATGTGATTTCTAACATTCCTAATATCGGACAGTACCACAGCTCCATCGTACTTCATGAGGTGAAAAAATCTACTAAATTCAAAATTGAACTTGAATAG
- a CDS encoding aspartate carbamoyltransferase catalytic subunit has product MFTITELSTEKINSILIEAMAFRNGKTAKIEGEVFCSNLFFEDSTRTKTSFDIAERKLGLQVVPFDASHSSVNKGESLYDTVKTIESLGVNLVVIRDKKDRYFEELKNIKIPVINGGDGTGNHPSQCMLDLMTIYQEFGKFEGLKVGIVGDVKHSRVANSNAEALRRLGAKVYFSGPEQWFDEGALINGTYLSVDELIAEVDVLMLLRIQHERHDDAMSFTASDYHRKYGLTKEREQAMKKEAIIMHPAPINRGVEIDSDLVECERSRVFRQMENGVFARMAILKDALEEKGFTFK; this is encoded by the coding sequence ATGTTTACGATTACAGAACTAAGTACCGAGAAAATCAACAGTATACTGATAGAAGCGATGGCTTTCAGAAATGGAAAAACTGCTAAAATTGAAGGCGAAGTTTTTTGTTCCAATCTTTTCTTCGAAGACAGCACAAGAACAAAGACAAGCTTTGATATTGCAGAAAGAAAATTAGGATTACAGGTTGTTCCTTTTGATGCTTCACACAGTTCTGTAAATAAAGGTGAGAGTCTTTATGATACAGTAAAGACCATTGAAAGCCTTGGAGTAAATCTTGTAGTGATCCGAGATAAGAAAGACAGATACTTTGAAGAACTGAAAAATATTAAGATCCCTGTAATCAATGGTGGAGACGGAACAGGAAACCACCCTTCACAATGTATGCTGGATCTGATGACTATCTATCAGGAATTCGGAAAATTTGAAGGATTAAAAGTAGGGATTGTAGGTGATGTAAAACACAGTCGCGTTGCCAATTCAAATGCTGAAGCATTAAGAAGATTAGGCGCTAAAGTATATTTCTCAGGCCCTGAACAATGGTTTGACGAAGGAGCTTTAATCAACGGAACCTACCTTTCAGTAGATGAGCTTATCGCTGAAGTAGATGTTCTGATGTTATTAAGAATCCAGCATGAGAGACATGATGATGCCATGAGCTTTACAGCTTCAGATTATCATAGAAAATATGGTCTGACTAAAGAAAGAGAGCAAGCCATGAAAAAAGAAGCAATCATTATGCACCCGGCACCTATCAACAGAGGTGTAGAAATAGATTCAGACCTTGTAGAATGTGAACGTTCAAGAGTCTTCCGACAAATGGAAAACGGAGTTTTCGCCAGAATGGCCATCTTAAAAGATGCACTGGAAGAAAAAGGATTTACCTTTAAATAA
- a CDS encoding carbamoyl phosphate synthase small subunit, producing MKKKLILESGEVFHGEGFGAELETAGEVVFNTGMTGYQELISDPSYCGQIVCMTYPLIGNYGINRDDYESIEPAIKGLIVKELCDLPSNFRTQITLDELFKKKNLSGISGIDTRRLTRILRNSGVVKGKIVNADADEAATAAELKTTTFPINQVEEVSTKTPYANPNRGFKVVLVDFGAKLGIIRELSQRNCDIIVVSQDTTAEDILLMNPDGIMLSNGPGDPEDVPHALDMIRGLLGKVPIFGICLGHQLIGLACGAKTFKLKFGHRGGNHPVLDLAKNTVAITSQNHGYAVDQESLKGTDLIETHIALNDRTNEGLKHKIHPCFSVQYHPEASPGPEDANYLFDEFIQLMEDFKNK from the coding sequence ATGAAGAAAAAATTAATACTGGAGTCCGGTGAAGTGTTTCATGGAGAAGGTTTCGGAGCAGAATTGGAAACTGCAGGAGAAGTAGTTTTCAATACCGGAATGACAGGGTATCAGGAATTGATCTCTGACCCATCATACTGCGGTCAGATAGTTTGTATGACCTATCCGCTTATCGGGAATTATGGTATTAACCGTGATGATTATGAGAGTATTGAGCCGGCAATTAAAGGACTTATCGTAAAAGAACTTTGCGATCTGCCTTCCAACTTCCGTACTCAGATTACTTTAGATGAATTATTTAAGAAGAAAAACCTTTCAGGAATTTCAGGAATTGATACAAGAAGACTGACAAGAATTCTTCGTAACTCTGGAGTAGTGAAAGGAAAAATTGTGAATGCCGATGCAGATGAAGCAGCAACAGCAGCAGAACTGAAAACCACGACTTTCCCAATCAATCAGGTAGAAGAAGTTTCTACCAAAACACCTTATGCTAATCCTAACAGAGGTTTTAAAGTAGTATTAGTGGATTTTGGTGCTAAACTGGGAATTATCAGAGAACTATCTCAAAGAAACTGTGATATCATTGTGGTTTCTCAGGATACAACAGCAGAAGATATTTTATTGATGAATCCAGATGGAATTATGCTTTCCAACGGTCCTGGTGACCCGGAAGATGTACCACACGCATTAGACATGATCCGCGGATTATTAGGAAAAGTTCCAATCTTCGGAATCTGTTTAGGACACCAGTTAATTGGTCTTGCTTGTGGAGCTAAAACATTCAAACTGAAGTTCGGACACAGAGGAGGAAATCACCCTGTGTTGGATTTAGCGAAAAATACTGTAGCAATCACTTCTCAGAATCATGGATATGCAGTAGATCAGGAAAGTTTAAAAGGTACAGACCTTATCGAAACGCACATCGCACTAAACGATAGAACCAACGAAGGATTAAAACACAAAATCCACCCTTGTTTCTCCGTTCAGTATCACCCTGAAGCAAGCCCTGGTCCGGAGGATGCAAACTACCTGTTTGATGAGTTTATCCAATTAATGGAAGACTTTAAAAATAAATAA
- a CDS encoding four helix bundle protein → MHNFEKLVFWQKSIELAKQVYIICVELPKDEKFGLISQIKRSVISIPSNIAEGAGRNNDKEFYHFLGIANASSFELQTQLILTRELKLLDAEKVDSLISNLNEIQRMIYTFKSNLKK, encoded by the coding sequence ATGCATAATTTTGAAAAACTAGTTTTTTGGCAGAAATCAATTGAACTTGCAAAACAGGTTTATATCATTTGTGTAGAATTACCTAAAGATGAAAAGTTTGGTTTGATTTCTCAAATTAAAAGATCTGTAATCTCTATTCCTTCAAATATAGCAGAAGGGGCAGGAAGAAATAATGATAAAGAATTTTATCACTTTCTTGGAATTGCAAATGCTTCCTCTTTTGAGTTGCAGACCCAATTAATTTTGACTAGAGAATTAAAATTACTTGATGCAGAAAAAGTTGATAGTTTAATATCGAATCTGAATGAAATTCAAAGAATGATTTATACATTCAAATCTAATTTAAAAAAGTAA
- the carB gene encoding carbamoyl-phosphate synthase large subunit, producing the protein MAKRTDIKTILVIGSGPIIIGQAAEFDYAGTQACLSLKEEGYKVILINSNPATIMTDVEIADKVYIEPISLQFVSHIIRKERPDALLPTLGGQTGLNMAVELEKSGILEECKVEVLGTKLSAINRAEDRDLFRELMRELNEPVPESDIVNTVEGALAFADAIGYPVIVRPAFTMGGTGGGIASTEAELKEIAELGLKHSPVTQCLIEKSIAGFKEIEYEVMRDANDNAIVVCNMENIDPVGVHTGDSIVVAPSQTLSDREYQLLRNASLKIIRALGIEGGCNVQLALDPHSFEYYIIEVNPRVSRSSALASKATGYPIAKIAAKIAVGLTLDKIMNPVTGKTYACFEPALDYVVTKFPRFPFDKFETADRRLSTQMKATGEVMAIGRTLEESLQKAIRSLETGIKHLGLKTKQAQALTAEEIERRIRVCDDERLFIIGDALRRGYDWEQIVEWSKIDKFFIWKLKKLVDFEKVIAENKFDKETLIEAKRLGFADINIAVLWDVKEREIFNFRKENGVMPVYKMVDTCAAEFESETPYFYGTYEEENESVVSDKEKIIVLGSGPIRIGQGVEFDYATVHSVWAIKEMGYEAIIINNNPETVSTDFSISDKLYFEPLTEEDVMNIIELEKPKGVVVQFGGQTAINLADKLASHGVQILGTSLEDLDRAENRDKFEKALQEMGIPQPKGRTSTSKEEAIKIANEIGYPVLVRPSYVLGGRAMEIVYAEAELAHYMEFAVDASPEHPVLVDKYMVGKEIEVDAICDGETVVIPGIMEHIERAGVHSGDSIAVYPPQNISQSEIDTLVDYTQRLAKGLKVIGLMNIQYVLFEGNVYVIEVNPRSSRTVPFLSKITEVPMANLATKAILGQKLADLGYKNGLVPNKEGVFVKVPVFSFSKLTKVDISLGPEMKSTGEVMGKDTTLEKALYKGLVAAGRKVPMHGSILFTVADKHKEEAADLAARFHEVGFRIWATEGTAKFFEEKGIPCKIGYKIGEESVNLIDLIQKGKVQYVVNTTTKGKQAERDGFQIRRMSVENGVPCLTSMDTVEAILKVIESMSFKMETM; encoded by the coding sequence ATGGCAAAACGTACAGATATAAAAACAATTTTAGTAATCGGTTCAGGACCTATCATCATCGGACAGGCAGCTGAATTTGATTACGCAGGAACGCAGGCTTGTCTGTCTTTGAAAGAAGAAGGCTACAAGGTAATTTTGATTAACTCAAACCCTGCAACGATCATGACAGATGTAGAAATCGCTGATAAAGTATATATCGAGCCGATTTCATTACAGTTTGTAAGTCATATCATCAGAAAAGAACGTCCTGATGCATTACTACCAACGCTTGGAGGTCAAACGGGTCTTAACATGGCGGTAGAGCTTGAAAAATCGGGAATTCTTGAAGAATGCAAAGTCGAAGTATTGGGAACTAAGCTTTCTGCGATCAACAGAGCAGAAGACAGAGACCTTTTCCGTGAGTTGATGAGAGAATTGAATGAGCCTGTTCCGGAATCTGATATCGTAAACACGGTAGAAGGAGCATTAGCTTTCGCAGATGCAATCGGATATCCTGTAATTGTTCGTCCTGCCTTTACAATGGGTGGAACAGGTGGAGGTATCGCTTCCACTGAAGCAGAATTAAAAGAAATTGCTGAACTAGGACTAAAACACAGCCCGGTTACACAGTGTCTTATTGAGAAATCAATTGCAGGTTTCAAAGAAATTGAGTACGAAGTAATGCGTGATGCAAATGACAATGCGATTGTGGTTTGTAACATGGAAAATATTGATCCGGTAGGAGTTCACACAGGAGACTCTATTGTAGTAGCACCTTCTCAGACCCTTTCAGACAGAGAATATCAGTTACTGAGAAATGCTTCACTAAAAATCATCAGAGCTTTAGGAATTGAAGGCGGATGTAACGTACAGTTAGCATTAGATCCACATTCATTCGAATACTATATCATCGAGGTAAACCCTAGAGTATCCCGTTCATCAGCTTTAGCAAGTAAAGCTACAGGATATCCGATTGCAAAAATCGCTGCGAAAATTGCAGTAGGATTAACACTGGATAAAATCATGAACCCGGTAACAGGAAAAACATACGCATGTTTCGAGCCTGCTCTTGACTATGTAGTAACAAAATTCCCAAGATTCCCATTCGATAAATTCGAAACAGCAGACAGAAGACTTTCTACTCAGATGAAAGCAACGGGAGAAGTAATGGCGATCGGAAGGACCCTTGAGGAGTCTTTACAGAAAGCGATCCGTTCACTAGAAACAGGAATCAAACATTTAGGATTAAAAACTAAGCAAGCTCAGGCACTTACTGCTGAAGAGATCGAAAGAAGAATCAGAGTGTGTGATGATGAGAGATTATTCATCATTGGAGATGCTTTAAGAAGAGGATACGACTGGGAACAAATTGTAGAATGGAGTAAAATCGATAAATTCTTCATCTGGAAGCTTAAAAAACTGGTTGATTTTGAAAAAGTAATCGCTGAAAATAAATTTGATAAAGAAACATTAATTGAAGCTAAGAGATTAGGTTTTGCAGATATCAATATTGCAGTTCTTTGGGATGTAAAAGAGCGTGAGATTTTCAACTTCAGAAAGGAAAATGGAGTAATGCCGGTGTACAAAATGGTAGACACTTGCGCTGCTGAGTTTGAAAGTGAAACACCATATTTCTACGGAACTTACGAAGAAGAAAATGAAAGTGTAGTTTCTGATAAAGAAAAGATCATCGTTCTAGGCTCAGGACCTATCAGAATCGGACAGGGAGTTGAATTCGATTACGCAACGGTACACTCAGTTTGGGCAATTAAAGAAATGGGTTACGAAGCAATTATCATCAACAATAACCCTGAAACAGTTTCTACAGACTTCTCGATCTCAGATAAATTATACTTTGAGCCTCTTACCGAAGAAGATGTAATGAACATCATCGAGCTTGAAAAACCTAAAGGAGTAGTGGTTCAGTTTGGAGGACAGACAGCGATTAACCTTGCAGATAAATTAGCTTCTCACGGAGTACAGATCTTAGGGACTTCATTAGAAGATCTTGACAGAGCTGAAAACAGAGATAAATTTGAAAAAGCACTTCAGGAGATGGGAATTCCTCAGCCAAAAGGAAGAACTTCCACTTCAAAAGAAGAAGCGATCAAAATTGCTAACGAAATCGGTTACCCGGTATTGGTGCGTCCAAGTTATGTTCTTGGAGGAAGAGCAATGGAAATTGTATACGCAGAAGCAGAATTGGCTCATTATATGGAGTTTGCTGTAGATGCAAGTCCTGAACACCCTGTTTTGGTAGACAAATACATGGTAGGAAAAGAGATTGAAGTAGATGCAATTTGCGACGGTGAAACAGTGGTAATTCCAGGGATCATGGAGCACATCGAAAGAGCAGGAGTTCACTCCGGAGACTCTATCGCAGTATATCCGCCACAGAATATTTCTCAGAGTGAAATCGATACTTTAGTAGATTATACCCAAAGACTGGCAAAAGGATTGAAAGTGATTGGATTAATGAATATCCAGTACGTTCTTTTCGAAGGAAATGTATATGTAATCGAGGTAAATCCACGTTCTTCAAGAACAGTGCCTTTCTTATCTAAAATCACTGAGGTTCCAATGGCTAACCTTGCAACGAAAGCGATCTTAGGACAGAAATTAGCAGATCTTGGTTACAAAAACGGGTTGGTTCCGAATAAAGAAGGAGTCTTTGTAAAAGTACCGGTATTCTCTTTCTCGAAACTCACAAAGGTTGATATCTCTTTGGGCCCTGAAATGAAGTCTACAGGAGAAGTTATGGGGAAAGATACTACTTTAGAGAAAGCCCTTTACAAAGGATTAGTGGCAGCAGGAAGAAAAGTTCCTATGCACGGTTCTATCTTATTTACAGTAGCTGATAAGCACAAAGAAGAAGCGGCAGATTTAGCGGCAAGATTCCATGAAGTAGGTTTCAGAATCTGGGCTACGGAAGGAACGGCTAAATTCTTCGAAGAAAAAGGAATTCCTTGCAAAATAGGATACAAAATAGGAGAAGAAAGCGTAAATCTGATCGATCTGATCCAGAAAGGAAAAGTTCAGTATGTAGTCAACACAACTACAAAAGGAAAACAAGCAGAAAGAGACGGATTCCAGATCAGAAGAATGAGTGTGGAAAACGGAGTTCCTTGTTTAACTTCAATGGATACAGTAGAAGCCATTCTAAAAGTAATCGAAAGCATGAGCTTCAAAATGGAGACGATGTAA
- a CDS encoding carboxylesterase family protein — MQKQISQLLLITLSLIATTTLSFGQKKEFRDDKVDSLTFLNNRKVVNSLNTESFQKKIFLKDKITIPYRLLQPKNNTIGKKYPLVITFHNSTRIGNDNENQLEPLAKIWLRDEISSKYPCYVIAPQFSRRSSNYGNTLGNIQIAKPSDEAIEVLELIKNVEKEYPDIDKNRIYLIGYSMGASTAQNLMSLEPRQFAALVSVAAVPDFSNLKKINKKNMWLIHGEMDKENPYSGSAELFNNLPSNPNLIFTTFTNLNHNNITIPFLLTEEIPKWLFEKSR, encoded by the coding sequence ATGCAAAAACAAATTTCGCAGCTTCTCTTAATTACTCTCTCCCTGATTGCAACAACAACCTTAAGTTTCGGGCAAAAAAAAGAATTTAGAGATGATAAAGTTGATAGCCTAACTTTCCTTAACAATCGAAAGGTTGTAAATAGTTTGAATACTGAATCTTTTCAGAAAAAGATATTCTTGAAAGATAAGATAACAATTCCTTACAGACTTCTACAACCAAAAAATAATACTATCGGGAAAAAATATCCGTTAGTGATTACTTTTCATAATTCAACCCGGATAGGGAATGATAATGAAAATCAACTGGAACCATTGGCTAAAATCTGGTTAAGGGATGAGATCTCCAGTAAATATCCTTGTTATGTAATAGCTCCTCAATTTAGCAGACGTTCCTCCAATTATGGAAATACTTTGGGCAATATTCAGATTGCAAAACCATCAGATGAAGCTATTGAAGTTCTGGAGCTGATTAAAAATGTTGAGAAAGAATATCCGGATATTGATAAAAACAGGATTTATCTTATAGGCTATTCTATGGGAGCTTCAACCGCACAAAACTTAATGAGTTTGGAACCCAGGCAATTTGCGGCTTTAGTATCTGTGGCAGCTGTTCCTGATTTTTCAAATCTTAAAAAAATAAATAAAAAGAATATGTGGCTGATTCATGGAGAAATGGATAAGGAAAATCCATATTCAGGAAGTGCTGAGTTATTTAATAATTTGCCTTCAAACCCAAATTTAATTTTCACTACTTTTACTAACCTCAATCACAATAATATTACTATTCCTTTCTTATTAACTGAAGAAATACCCAAATGGTTGTTTGAAAAAAGCAGATAA